In the genome of Phragmites australis chromosome 9, lpPhrAust1.1, whole genome shotgun sequence, the window TTATTGATGATTTCAACCTGAACATATGGttcaaaaatattaaaagaCGAATAAAGTTCTCATATATTTGACATAAGCAACAAGGTgatacaaaagaaagaaagaaaaaagatgggaATAGGAAAGGTTGCCTTGAACTTATTTTCAGCGAATATTTCAAGAGCTTCTGCCCTGTTGACCTCAATGCGTTTGAATGGTTGCTTTTCCTACGCCAAGTAAGGTTTAACCATTCAAGTAACACAACGTGTGTTGCTAGAGCACTTTAGTTATACCATATATTAATGCATGACATCAGTACAGCATTGGTGATGCCAAAATTTCTAATCACGATATTGAACTTCATAATCAACAGAATGTGCATTGAAATAAGCTATGCAAGTAGACAGTgcccacaacaacaaaaataaacccaatataaacataaaataaatGAATTACAACTCACAGCATACCGCAACAGCCTTTTGAGCTTGGTTTTCAATGAGACCAAAGCGCTCCTCGTTCAATGTCAGATCATTGTAGTAAGCATCATAGCAGAAACCCTTGACTGGTTAAGTGGAAACATTAGAAAACATGTCTGATCATTTATAAGAGGGTTAAGCTACCAATACACAATTTGTAGCCATACACTCTTTCAAGGGACTACAAAATTTGCATATTTAATTAATGATAATTGAATTGAAAATGAACAGGTAAAGACTGAAAGAATCTATTTGATGCTTAATAAAATGAACAGGTAAAGCATGATCAGAGCCATCAACACACGAAGCACCCAACTCACTTCTCCAAGAATATGAGCACTTGAGAGTCAGAAGGTGTCACACCCTTCATTGCTATCAAACTTGAACAACTTCAGTTCACAGTCACCTTCCGGTGGTCTTGCCATATCCCACAGTGTTCCATCCACTTGAGCTATCAAACAACTACCCGCTAATCCACTTGATATCTCTTTAGCAATATCCATTGGAGTTGTTATCCACTTATTCTCTTCCTTGACAACGCCATCAGGAAAGTTACCCTGAAGAAAGTCACCGCACAAGTTTCAAAGCAAGAATTTAATGTTATATAAGGTCAAACAACTGAAAAACAGTTGGTGCGGCACATATTACAAACAATCGGCAGTTCATGTTTCATACGGCAAGATGAATTTTGGGTGGTCCAAAGCTAAACCTTAGCACAACTTCTGATTCAACTGCATGACTCTACTTCGACAATAACCACACAGCCGGATCGTGAGAAGCACTTACTTGATAGCCGTTCCGTCGATGTTGAGCAGCTCGAGGGCCTGCCTTGCCTGGATATCCTCGAATAAGCGGATCCTCTTATGTGTGACCGCCTCCAGGTAGGAATCGTCGCGCGCGACGACTAGGGTCGAGGCCGGGGCCTTGGCCTTCCCCTTCGCGTCCTTCCCAGTGACGGAGCCCTCACCCATCGTGGCAGAGGCGGATAGGTGGCCAGCGGGGGTGCCACCCGAAGCAACCGCTCGACACCCAAGTGTGGCACCGCATGAGGAGGCCAAGGCCAGCGCCGGGGTTTGTGCCGAATGGGTGCTCGCTTCAACGGGCGCAGCCGCTGGCCAGGTGACAAGAGGAGGGTGCAACTAGCGTCGAAGGGGCAGCCGCGTGGGAACCGGGGGAGAAGGGAAGCACCGGGGCCTGCGCCGAATCCTCCccatctcctccaccaccttgTCGCTCCTGCTCTCAAATCCTTCTGACGAGCTACAGGAAATGCAGGAGAAGCCAGCGGGGCTAGCGGTCTTCGCACCAAGGGGGAGGACAAGCTGGCGGCGATCTCCGCGCGAGGGGGAGGAGAAGTCGTTGGTGGCGGTGGCTAGTGCGCGGCGATGGGAGGCGGACCAGGGATTTCAGGGTGGATATTGAGAGAGCGAGTTCTCTAGATTTTTCTCTAGGCCATCGCTAGAGAATGAAGCCGAATAACCGCACTTTACGATGCCAGCTCTAAAACAATCGAACAGCCATCTTTCGCTGCTTGCTCCCGTCGGACGGCGTTAGACAAAAGGATGACGTGCACTAACGAGGCTTGAGATTTCTTACGCGAATTCGGGATAAGAGAATGTTGGATCTATGGTgcttgtgatttgtgaatgaaTTGGAAGGCTAATTTCGAggcatccttcttcttctcttctattGCGCCTGTTTTCCCCCAAGTTGCAAATCTcactctctttttcttttgaccGATCAAATTTCTAGTCTTGAGTTTGTGTAAAAATTCTTCTTCATCGACAGGTCCACACAACAATGGGAATCATGTGTTAACTGTTGATCCAACGGGTCCGAGCAGCGTGAACGCCTGCCTGAGCGTCCGGTGCCGTCTGAACAATAGAGCAAAGCATAATAGCAACAAGACAGGCACTGTGAACTCTGAACAGAGAAGCAGAGGATAGGGCGGACGGATGCATCGGAAAAAAATTTATGCAACAGCGCTGCAAATGAGTCTTCTTCTAGCACCGTCGACATGACTCTTCTCCTAGCACCGTTGACATGTCTTGATAAGATCTATTCAACTCAACGTTAATAATATATTTCAAATAATGAGcagaataattttttatttagataaaaaattatgttaagAACATATAGCAGCCGTTGACATATGTTCTTAACATATAGCAGCTGAGTAAGAATTTTTTTTCGCGATGCCTAGGTGGTGCGCGCGTCTGTTCGCCCATCGTCCGCGCGTGCGGGCCTTCTCTCTCGATCTCTATCCGCGGCGAGAACGACCGGCGGATCGGTGCATCCGGCCACGATCACGATGACGGATGAGATAAGGATCAAGTCGCGGTCGGGTTCACCACTTCAGCTTTCAGTCCCTCTACGACTCCCAGCTGCACTGCACAGCCTCGCACCATCCACGGCGCCGTCGTTTTCTGCTTCCTGCGGCGGCACGTTTGCTTGGATTCTCGCAATTAGAGCCAGCTAGATGGAACGCCGTGTCGGTCAGCATCTTACAGCAAGTTTCATTCTCACTTCAAAATCATACTAATTTCACGATGAAATGTCACTCAAACACTATGGATCATTTCACTAGAGATGATGTCCTTGCACCCGGATGAGACGATCCGATGTTTCTACTACTGGAGCAAGCTacgttttcttttttctttttaatttctagtTGCCACCGGCGGCGATTTGCCTGAGAAACTCCCTGAGGTTCTGGTCTGAGCTCCCGCCGTCGGCCACGGCAGCCCTCGCGCTCTCACTCcacgccgcggcgcgcgccgcaaCCGCCTCCGACGTGGCGGCCTCCACGCACCGCCTCAGCTCCCCGGCCTCCACGACGCCATCCCCATCGCGCGCAGCGGCGCGGACGCCGACACCCATCCGCTCCACGAGCCACGCGCCCGTGCCCTGGTCCGAGTACTGGGGCGCCGCGACCAGTGGCACGCCGCACGCCGCACTCTCTAGCGCGGAGTTCCACCCGCAGTGCGTCAGGAAGCACGCCACGGACGGGTGCGCGAGCACGCGCGCCTGGTCGCACCAGTCCACCACCATCCCCGAGCCGTCACCTatggcggccgccgccgccgccagttTCTTGATCGCCGCGTCGTCTTCGTGGTTTTTGCTGTTGTCTTTCCTTAGCACCCAGAGGAACGGTTTCTTGACCTGGGCCATGGCGTCGGCTATCTCGGCGACCTGCTTCTTGCACATCACCGACGAGCTCCCGAAGGAGATGTACACCACCGATTTTGCCGGCTTCGTGTGGAGCCAGTCGAGGTAGCCCTCCCCGTCGTGGTCGAAGAGGTCGCGAGGGGGAGACAGTGTGCGCTTGGCGTTGTCGGCGTCGTGCAGGAACGAGAGCACGGGCCCGACGGCGAAGACGTCGACGTGAGGCCTCAGCGACGCTAGCGCGTCGGGCTCCATGGCATCGAACGTGTTGGCGAGGACATAAGTCCGCGGCTTCGAGGAGCCGCCTTGTTCGAGCGCGTCGATGAGCTCGCGGAACTCCGGGAGGACGAAGGCGAAGGGGTCGTCGTCGGAGGTGATGGCGAGGAAGGACGGCAGGTCGCGGACCTGGAGCGACGGCAGGCCCGGTAGGCGCACCTCGGCGCGCGGGTCCCCagacgccgcggccgccgcgacgGCCTCCCCGTGGCCGCGGAAGTAGTGGTAGTACGCGGCGAGCGCGGTGGCCGGCTGGATCCAGAACACGGCCGTCGCCGCCACGCCGTGGTCCCGCGCGACGGCCGCCACCCACGGTAGGAGCAGCGTATACACCGCGCACGTGACGGGGCGCCCGCCGTCGCGGAGGCGGCGGAGCACCCCTGTCAGCGAGCGCGCTCCAGCCATCCTGGCCTGCTCCATGTACCGTACGTAGCTGTCCGCGGCGCTGTCGAACCCGCTGTCGTAGCCGTCCGAGTAGGCTACGTACGCCACCTGCTCGTCTCCGTCGCCCCTCTCCTCCCCCGCCGCGGCGTCCGGGTACATCCTCCGGAATGCCGAGAGCGGTGTGCAGACGGTGGCGCGCGCGCCGGGGGCCGCGCTGGCGAGGCAGTGTGCGAGGTGGCGCGCCGGGGTGATGTGCCCCTGGGCCGGGTACGTCACGATCAGgaagtgctgctgctgcttggccATGGTGCGTGGCCCTTGCCGCTCCATTGGCGTTGCGGTTTAGCTGGCGCAGGTGAGCTTGTACGCGAGGAATGTACCCGGACGTGAGTGGTAAGTGCAGAGTGAGGCGAGGCTACTCGAGTGCGTTTGCGCGATAACCGACAAGGCTTTTATGCTCCTGTTGTGCTCGTGCTTTTGCTCTGCTTTTCTTCGGAGCAGCCTTTTCCCTTGGATTTTTCTGCCTCTATGTTATGTAATTTGCCTCATTAGAGTAACTCCGAGAGACTGGCTATCCAGCTCGGTATCACGATCAAGTTTCACCTTATCGACTGTAGTTTTTATCGAGCTCTTATTGAGCTTCAGCGGTAATCGAAAATTCgtggttaccgcggtaaccaatcaaaaattcaaaaaaaattagacaaaatttatttgccaaaatttgaaatttagaaaaaatcgcgattttaacggttcggtaaccggtcggtttggaccggttaccgagcgatttttacgatttatcgaacagtttctcgaattttccgcattgtcggtaaccgctcggttttctcggtaaccgtccggttttctcgatttattgagcggttttctcgattttcagtgaagttgaataaaaaacacaaaaaattatctcaatcttgtaaactcaataactaattcatttaagcttcaaatcaagtgaaacaaattttgttggtttccttgtaacatgatctacatgataaaagtatttatactcataaaaaagttcaaaattttctgtgagaaattgtatttgttaaaccaagttaaatgcatagtttactctttgctaatccaaaaatcatgaaactaattttgttagtcttcttacatgatcctatgtcttttaaaaatacataaactcatgcattagttattgtaacatgcatgattgtataaatgtgttgcgactagattaattcacaACTGACCCATCCAacctaaaaaattagtgaaaccacttttattagtttatttatactatgatttacgtaggaaaaataatagtagacatgaaaaaattaattacagtgttatttcttaacatattcactttattcttgtgaactttgtaaaaattatagagaaattaataaaactctaaataaagtgaaattaattttaaagatcctcttaagatacgtttcacacaagaaaaatatatgtttcatgttaaacttttccttaacatgagttaataactgagccacaTGCTtcaaaattttttttttcacttttttcaaacttcctctctacagaatatgatgcaaacgacattattttttaaatttttttcacagaaggtcttagaattgtgtctaattttttaaagatttttttgaatttttttattttttcgaattttttgaattcaaattcggttaccgttcggtttctgaaaccgaaccgaATCGAGAAGGTCAGTTATCGCAATTTTTGCTCGGTTACAGTTGGTTTTCTAACCGTGATCATGACTCGCTATAGTCCTCGTCATTTTTGCCTGCACGCTGGCCACATCCAAGGAGCGGGAGAGAGAGGCTCGCTATCTGGAAAGAACGGACGATGACAGTGGACCCGCTGTGAACAATATTTAATAGCTCTAATTTCTTCTTCTCAACTTCTTTATTCAAATAACAGTCTTTGTTGcttaaaaaatcttaaaattttTTATAGgtgttctataattcatgtgcaacccattttaactggatttatctaaaaaaattatgtagaatttaaactaaaattataaaaaaaagattacttttataatttctaacatTTGTTATGGCTttaaataaattccaaaaatatgaaaaaattcactaatattctttttatatgatcaactaatttctaaaattatttctaaccctaggatatatgatgaaaaagtgagtttctttttaatgctctatttatatacatttttatcatttaatgtgatattctttttttaatttaatttgaattcaaacaaaattcaaacatatacaaaatttagccattagaaatatagtcgttgcaaatattttttatttatatgatactaataaaatataggtgagtAAAATTTAGAGAGTGAGATTTAAGAGTAAGTTGAAGTGCATAaagaaatagagaagaaaatttttTGGAGGGACTCTTTATAGGAAGATATAGAGAACGAGATTTAGGAAGTTGATTGGAAATGTTCTAAGGTCTGCGTTCCAAAAAAAATTTGTCATCTTAATTTTGGCCTTTGATAATTTGCCACCGATTTTGGTTCATGCTTCGACAAAATGTCATTTTGAATttctaaagtgttttccctTCCGGAGCCTTGTAAATAGGCCGAAGTACCCTCCGCTCAGATTGACTCTGGCTGGATGGAACTAAAACAGAACGTACATGTTAATTGCGCTCCCATTCCCCCTTTCGCTCGCTCTCGTCGCAGGCGATGGCCGGCGACCGCAAAGGAGCTCCGGAGGTGGCAGGACTCGACCTCGAGGTAGCAAATCAACCCAAATCCCTCTGAATCGTTGGTTCCCCTATCATTTgccactaatttttttttaattcctgATTCGGTTTGGTGCATGGAACCCTAGATTTGGTATGGTTGCGCCCTGTTGGTGTTTGTTTGGAGAATAATATTAGATGAAATATAGTCAttcatgttttgttgcataAGTGATGCAATTTCTTGTTTGATAGTATAGATAAGTTAATCTAATTTCTTATTTGTTAGACGTATAGAAATTGTTTGTAGGAcatgtttgttatatatttagtttttcatcaaaatataatcatacgagatcttattttgttgatttaattgtaATGAATATAATGGTATAATCGGATCGCAAATTAGATAAACTATTTATAAAATAGTATCATTTAAAGCGTGCTCATTTTGAAGATAGATGGCTTCGTTTAGCGGTTTTTGACAGATAAACTCATCTtgcacatgagaagaatattctGTCCAGATGATCAGCTCATTTAGCTTGTCCTCCAAtcaaatatgtaaaaaaaaaaactagataattatattcattaaaaaatatcaCTCCAACTAAATACACACTGATAAAAAGCAGAGTTGCGAACATGAACCACGAGGACGTCCTCATGGGGGTATACCACTACACTCCTATATTTTATTTGCATTACATCGAACTTAGGTCTGGTTTATTTCTCGCTTCTGgttttgtttttattattgtCAGAAGCTAGGATAGTTTCTGCTtctgaaaaaataaactaagacTGAGAAGCTCGCTAATAGATGTTTTTTTAGGAATCTATGCACTGAGGagtcaaaaatttattatagaaaccaatattctattttaaaaacagtttttttagacaaatcaaaaatacaattttctaaaaaaaaaaatctaaaaacagAAGTCCAAATAAACAGACCCTGTGAAACCAAAAGTTCATGTCGTGTTGCCGCTGTGCACTgatggaaaaggaaaagattgGTGCAGTCCGGGTTGTATTCGGTCACGGTGTGGTTC includes:
- the LOC133928551 gene encoding UDP-glycosyltransferase 75C1-like, with amino-acid sequence MERQGPRTMAKQQQHFLIVTYPAQGHITPARHLAHCLASAAPGARATVCTPLSAFRRMYPDAAAGEERGDGDEQVAYVAYSDGYDSGFDSAADSYVRYMEQARMAGARSLTGVLRRLRDGGRPVTCAVYTLLLPWVAAVARDHGVAATAVFWIQPATALAAYYHYFRGHGEAVAAAAASGDPRAEVRLPGLPSLQVRDLPSFLAITSDDDPFAFVLPEFRELIDALEQGGSSKPRTYVLANTFDAMEPDALASLRPHVDVFAVGPVLSFLHDADNAKRTLSPPRDLFDHDGEGYLDWLHTKPAKSVVYISFGSSSVMCKKQVAEIADAMAQVKKPFLWVLRKDNSKNHEDDAAIKKLAAAAAAIGDGSGMVVDWCDQARVLAHPSVACFLTHCGWNSALESAACGVPLVAAPQYSDQGTGAWLVERMGVGVRAAARDGDGVVEAGELRRCVEAATSEAVAARAAAWSESARAAVADGGSSDQNLREFLRQIAAGGN